The following is a genomic window from Mya arenaria isolate MELC-2E11 chromosome 4, ASM2691426v1.
AGCAAATCGATCACCTGAAAAAATAGCACGGGGACATATATGTTAGCACATACATACAATTCGTCAAATATggttataatttatattataaccttctttttaagccaatgaaatcgcCTAATGACTTTCAATAAGTACAACGTTAAATCGTTTAGTATTGCATATTTACATCTAAATAGATATGTCGTCATAATTGAGTTCATCGACTGATGAAACTCGTAATTAGCTTAGTCAGTTTATAGAACATGTTAAATACAATCTTATTAAATGAGCAGGGCACCCTCGTTGATGTTAAAAAAACTCAAACTATTACCTGAACTAAAAAAGACCCGCTAACTCGAGAAAAAGACATCGTCAACAAAACCCGCGTGTATTGCATATGGCATATTAAGTGAGAAGCTGACCTGTAGGGGCGTGCTGGCGCCGGAGAGGCTGGTAAAGCCCACGATGTCCGAGAAGAAAACGGACGCCTCCGAGAACGTCTCCGGAACCACGTGCTCGCCACGCTTCAGCTGCTCCGCAACGAGGCTGTATATAGAAGTCTGATAAGAAAGGGGTTCCATAAAGAACATTCATATCTTGAAGCAGTTAAGGAAAACATAGTTCgctcatacaaaaaaaaaactagttcATGTACCGTCTTCCCCACAGGAAAAGTATTAAATTTATACCACGTTGTCATAGACAACAATTACTGTGTCTATCGCGTGTGAGACCTATATATGTGAAGTGCCGGTGAGGTACGTACGGTGGTAGCATCTGGCAGAGGAGTGTGTCAGTCTTGTGCTTCTCCAGAGCCAGTTCCTCTGTCCGATCCACCACCAGCGCCTCTAGGTTGTTACTGTACGTCTCCAGCATCGCCAACATGTTGTCAAGCATCGTCCTCTTCCTGTAAGTGTTTAGGGGAAATAGTAAAGTATGAAATAGGACTTAACTGCATCTGGCGTAACCCGTAAACTTCCTCAATATTCGGCTTTGTTCCTCTCAAAACGCTTGCACCAGGAAGatataatgaatattaataCCAGAAAACGAGACAGAGCGGCGCCAATATTACCCCTTCCCGTTGATCTCCATGAGCGTTTTCAGCACAGTGTGGACATCCGGCCTCGTGTCCGGGTTCTCGTTCCAGCAGGCGCACATCAGGGTGATGAGACGTTCAGCGACATCCACGTCCCCCGCCAGCCGGGGCCGGTACGGTGGGTTCTCATCAGCCTGTACCTTGCTGATTATCTCTGTAACAGGCGTCAGGAGATTGGTAAAAAACTGATTCAGAGTCTTTGCAAAAACGACTCTGATACTGTAAGAAATTAATTGTTGAACGTGAAGCTTATACCTTTATTAGAAACTGCGCCATTAAAGAAGAAGGGAGGGCACCTGAAGATGACTTCCTGCATTATAATGGCGACACTGTATACGTCTCCCCGCTGGCTGCCTTTGGGTGGTCGCCGGCACATCCTCAGCAGCTCCGGGGCCGTCCACAGCAGTCCTTAAATACACAACCTATGCCAAATACTTGTACACATTCAAAGACACTGGTTTACGGTTATCATTCACTGTCTAATCACAAAAAACGTGTCGGTCATTGCGTAACGTGCCGGTTGTATGTTCAATCGGTGTCGTAGAGCTTACTTATAATTTTCCCCAGGCTTCCTTGTCTGGTTAGGGAACCAATGGTCAGAAAGGGAAGTTAGTTGCGTCtgtttataaactttatataaagtGGAGTTCTGATGGTTTAACCAAGGGTTGGCTTCTATCACACACAGCACTCCTAGATTCTCATCAGCAGACGGATTTCAATAATCTCAGGCCAACTGAAGCACCAGATGCAGGTGTCCTGTCATAAAACATTTGCACTGAATCATTGTCAGCGCACAGGTCGAAATGCTCCTAGGCCGACTAGGCCTAGGTACCAGTTAAGGCAGTAGTTTGCCGCCAGCAGAGTAGTATCGGTGTTTGCATCCGCGTCTACGTCGGCGTCCGGTCAAAGTTTTAGGGCTAGTTGGCagtttcacttataactccaatgCTGTGCATTAAATTCACTTCATACTCCACACAGATGCTTTGGGCCACCACACAATTAGGTTCCATAACTCGTTATCATCCTAAATAAAAagtatggcccctgattgacttgggaCTTAAGGGATaattttagggcacattgtgtaaggttaaagttttagagcaagtttggattttcacAAATAACAACTAttcccttcattcaattcatttcATACATCAAAAATTTGTTGacggccatcacacaattaggcaACATAACTCCATGTTATCCCCCAAAAAATTATGGTGGACATTTATAGATACCATGATCAATAAAGataatttgttaactttttgagattattgttgttgttgttttattccgGGTAAccaattttcaaattatttgtacTGCTGTTAATAGTGGGCTGCTGGTTTCTCTTTCGCTGTTCTGTTTGATGCGCGTAACAGAAGTTTCCGCAATTTCCAATTTTCGAAACAGAATGAGATACAAGGATACCCGGATGGGATACCCTTGCGCTTTTCGAATTCTTTAACGTTCCCGGTGTAAGGACCGctacggggggggggggggtcctgaGTTCCCGGTGTAAGGACCGCTACGGGGGGAGACGTTCCCGGTGTAAGGACCGCTACGGGGGGATGTTCCTGAGTTTTAGCCAGTACTGAATACTCCAAATTTCCCAGTACTCACCCTTATGTCACACGTCAGGCAAAGGCCCTGCTGGTATATTTCGGTAAGGTGTGGTCGGGATTGAACCCGGGACCCCTTCTGCCATCGCTGAGGGCGATCTACCACTGAGCTTTTGGGGCGTTTGTCTGGCTTAATTGAgttggttttgttgttgttgctgttgttagAGTTTGTAAAGGTCTGTCTGCGCACATTGGCTACATGTTGACTAAAGTAAACGTCGCGCTAATAAAAGCGGAGGAGTTATGGCATGATTACAAAACATTTCTAACTCTTTAAACCTTCAAATCATTAAGTtagatatttttcttaaaagtttACTATTAAATGGCtaacattaaatttgtttaaggGGTGTATTTAGTATTAGACAGCGCGTTCATGCTACAATTATAACAACAATATACTGATAAGGACATACATGTACTCTATTTCTCACATAATTAACTTACTTGCATAAACGTCGATATCCTGATCCACGTCAGAGCCGGAAGTACAGACCTCATCCTCTTGTGAGCAACACAGGGCTCCATAGTCCGTCAGTTTCAGAACCCAGCGGCTGTCTATCACGCAGTTGCTCGACTTCAAATTGCCATGAGAACGAACTACGCTCTTGTGCAGGAAATCCATTCCCTACAGAATGAAACTTTAaagatattataaatataaactgaagagttattttttgttaacttGAAATTATATCTAAAACAATCGGCACTGTATTGCttgtatgtttcaaaataattttaaaaagtcTTACATACCCTGATAAGATCCATCAGAAACGACATTTTAAACATGCTATCCAGCTTAATGTCGTCGTTTTCTAGCACATCctaaaagcaattttttttattagtttaaaactaaaaatacgTCAATGTTCCAGGGCAATAAGTCAAAATAAAGAACCAACGAGGCGCGGAGACTTCAGTTTTACTGACAACTGCGAAGAACGATACATTTATTACACATACTTTATAAGGTGGCACGCACCTGTAGGCTTCCCTTGGAGCAGTACTTCATTAGCACGTACGACTGCCCCGGCTCCATGCTCGCGCCGATAAAAGGGTTCAGGTTGTCGTGCGTCAACTCACGCAGCTTAACacgaaaacatattaaatacttcaaattCAGATAGATATACAAATACGAGACAGCGAAATTTCTCAGCGTTTATCTTGCATACTTACCGCATTGAAGTCTCTGAGGGTTTCCCGTGTGAGTTGTATGGACCGTCTCCGCAGGGTTTTCAATGCCACGATTGAGCCCTGATAAAAACATTTGGGCATTAAAGGCGCACATTAAAggttcatgatttttttattgttatttaatacataatcatcgattgacttatatgatccaaaaataaaagatttatgtacatatacatacatcACATATTAGGGATATTTTGGCGGggtttttgataatttatttatctttaaatattaaaggcttacattataataaatgtaagTGACACTTTGAGTAAATATTAGATATTTAGCCGAAATATCCACgtcaaatttataaattttgattttactaTTTGTGGTATACCTTGTAGCTGCCGACCGGTGCAAACAGAAGCGTCTTGTCGATACTGCTGGTGGACCCTAGTCCCAGCGTCCCTCTCGTCTCCTACAGAAGGGACAAAAAGCGGTCACTGAGTAAGAAGTTAAAACtaataagaaaaagaaaagaccTTAGGGTTCTATTGCTACAACTACAATTGTACTTCAGTGTAATGCTCAGGAATGTTAAGAGAAACGTTCGCTACCATGCGGACTAGTTTCGCGCGCGGATTGGCGTTGGTGTCGCGGTCCAGGAGTGGATTGTGGGCGGCATGACGGGTGCGGCGGACACGAATATCGGCTGCGTTCACCTTCCAGCCCGTACTTAGCAGATCTTTTTCCAAGCGAGACTTCCTGTAAACATGCATGAATGCATATAGCTCGTTGAACGTGGTGGTGGAAATATTGATGAAGAATATTAAGAGCTGGCAAGCTGTGTATGACAAGAGAGTCGACACTTCTTTTCACTAACCTGTACACGATGAAGACCACCACTCCGACCACTCCCAGTATGACAACAGCTACACAGGTTCCGATGATGACAGGGGAAGTAGAACTGGTGTTTACTGTCAACATAAAAACGTACGTACTAAATGTGCCTAGTTGGGGGTTGGaagaatgttttcattttatcataaattgaCTTGTGCTCGTGTTAGATCATGCAGGTCCAAGAactttgcttatttttttttattttttacgatATTGTATAGACTCTCAAGCTTTCAATTCTGCCTCATGCAGCATCACGAGCGTGCAAACGATTAAGTTATTTAGCAAATGACATACCTTCCCGGTCACAGAGTTCCCCCTGCCAGCCGCATTGCGGGGAATCCGGTGGTACGTTCCCACCCGGCCACCGGATCTGGGCAGCTGGATGGTAATTGCCGGCCACGTGACCAACGGTGAAGAAGTCGCCATCTTGGTAGTGTTTTATCACGATGGACCGGGATATTTTACCGCTAGTGGAAACTATTTTTTCACCGAACATTgctgaaataaatcaatgatCCTGATCAGTCAGCGTGCAGCAAATGATGATCGATAGTGCATGGCTATTAGAATGGCGAACATGCAAAACTGACGCGTTCACAAGAAACTCTTACTCGTATAATTTCTCTTCAGAAGTGTGAAGTTGAAGGCATGAGACGGCGTCGCTAAGGGGCTACTTGAAGTGATGTTGGCCGTGTGAAGCATGTCGGCAGCCAGCAGCACCGTCTCGTAAAGCGACACGGAGAACTCGTCCGTCTGCAGGACACGGGGAAATAtcttaataactttttttataataaatgacgTTGCCGTCACGAAATAGGGGGCATTTGCTCATTTCTGTATAAGcctcattaaatatattaacagtatatgttatattatgtttatacgtttgtgtttcTAGTTCATTGTCGCTTTTGCCCTTGCGCTGTGCtttaggcattttttttaaaatttacgacTACTGTGCTTGTTCATTGTATTATCGTATTTCATTTCACGAGTGTCACCTTTTAACAACTGACGAAGCcactaaacaaaatatagttgtTCTATGACCACGagtgaaatgaaatacgatATTACGTTGAATCATCAAGTTTtcagtttatttcatgttttttcggaaatatttggtatttcaatttattttttctaaattaacACTTTTGGAAACACTTTTGCGACCCATTCGTGGGATCCCTTCTCGTGAAGTTCTGATCTGCGATCATGTAAACTGTAGTTCATACGCCAGTTTGTACAGAAATAGTTCTCCAAGAtgagttttaaagtttattaattactcgtgttccagtgtcaacagtttataaacattcatcaataaacttttataaatgGATTTATGATCCAAATAATAACAGTTAATGCACGAATGCTCTCTTTAAATTGTACATGACATGAATATATTGACCAAATTTAGATGTTTATTTCCAtcaatatctttaaattatttaaacatgggcaacttgttttatataaaaaaaactgaaaattcACTTGATCTAAGGTGAATTAATTTTGGTTGAAGAGGAGATCACTACAACAGATTTCAAAAGAAGTACTCGAAGTTGATGTTTCGTCACTCCCttgtttgcagtgaaaatatcaaacttgcactcttgttatttcactgattaaaccccttatttcatcgaaaagcataacatatataacaactGGTAGGGTAATATATTCTTTCATCTTTTTCGATGAAAtagagttttatcagtgaaataacaacagtgaatatatcaatctgatattttcactgcaaaatagggagtgaaaatataaactttaaaatttacttttgaAAATTCATTGTCGTTACTTCCCTTTCATCACAACAAAACAATTCACCTTGAATCAGAAATTGTTGCCAAcgaaaaataatatgaaatttaaatagatGTTACATACCTTTAAATAAAGAAACggtttttcaaatgatttcctgaatgttcgaacatttgctttcatgcCAAACggattacagacgaaaacaattGCTCGGACATGAATAGATTGCTATATTATcgttcaattatattttaaattgtttgtcaaTAACAATGAGATGACTGATCacccatgtatcatgaaacacactctatAACTACGGAAACTGTTATACATCCAATGAATTTCCGCAATTGTTTTCCTTACACGTTTGACAAAttgtcattcaataaatggcggcgtagtaaatTGGTTATGCATTCATGCcctgtttaatataaaattgctttcgttatttttggaacatagatgcactaataaaacttcatgattaatgttcataaaattttCCCACTTAAAAAAGagcaaataataaactataaaaaaagaatatcagagaactttttctcaaaAATCCGGAAGTAGAAAATTGgcagctacgtcatcagctataTCAGCTCGTGATCATAGAAGAACTATagtttctatgacactcgtgacactcgtgaaataaaatacgatcttacactgaaataaacaaatatcctctacaTATTCGACGAATCGTCATAATTTTAAAGCGTTGAAAGTGATATAAATTGAATATCACATTTCTGGTAATTCATTACCAAATAcattaaactgatttaattaaGTCTGTGTTGGCTGACCACTCGTGTAAcataatatatgtattcattatgccttccggtggtttatagagattcaTCAGTAAAGTAAgattaataatttattgtttcaaacagtgaaaatatcaatttgatattgttcattattttgaattttgagcCCGCACTCggttccaaagatttttttttattttcgtgtaggatagcaatatatttcacctcgtgaaaaCCAAAGGTGAGTATTTCATTCGTGTCTACGCCACTCGTGAACGATTGTTTTGGTGCCcactctgtgaaatatattacgatcttatactgaaacaaacaattatccgcTATATGTTTCagcatgtatgtaaaaaaaaaacacacaaaaaaacccATTCCATTTTAAGTTGTTTACGAAACTAACTTACATCACATTTTACCACAATTATTGTATCATTAGTAGCTTAAAGTaacactattattcaaaatcaatacatacagatgtataacaaacatacattttgagtgatgaacCATAAATAGttactaaataatgcgtttatggaaaatatcaattactgataacaagattgtaaccgtttattCAAAAAgtgaaagcgcaaaaatattaagaCACGCCaagtaatcattggagccataacattttgttatgtgttgaaaatgctccaacgcgtcttccgttgtagtaccaatgagtggaatatggatgtaaacagtgagtatggcttcttagttttcatttttagaggtttatacgattaaatttaaaaatttggagaatgtagttccacataggaatggccatgagttgttctaaatgtaaaagtcctgaataaaatttaatatctgatcgtctagaacttgcataacttgctagacgttagtgttgacaacgtaaacatctggattttcgtgagaattgttctcgtaccttaggtttgaatagtaatttagtaggaaacgaattgCCATTCccatgtggaactacattctccaaatttttaaatttaatcgtattaacctctaaaaatgaaaaaataagaaatcaaaCTCACTGtctacatccatattccactcattggtactacaacggaagacgcgttggagcattttcaacacataacaaaatgttatggctccaatgattacccggcgtgtactatagtctcataatgttgaaataccgttttttatgctaatttctttcaaagttaactcggtatccttcataagaaccattgttttttacatttattcatcctttttggaatattaaaacagtattattaagtatggttaatcttatttgtgactaagagtgcatctttaactgtcCCTGAAAACGGAAAGATTTTATCTCCTCTTTGTTGATAACAAACACCTATATAATTGTGTCTCAAACCTGATTGCTGGGTGTGCCGGGCAGTTCAGGAAGCGAAGCAGCTGCCAAGGCGGCTGTAAAGTTCTTTAAACGGTCGTTATCAACGGCAAACACAGATACTTGCAGGAGGGGCGAGAGCACTCGGGAAACTTCCACTGAAAAAGTTAAATCGACTGGATATTATGATTccttttaattaatattcaaattatttattaatttatgcACTTATAAATATAATGCGTTAACGTGATACTAAAACTTGTAATACATGGATTGCTTTTACCGGCGTCCAAAGCAGTCGTGTGCTCCAGCAGCCCAGTAGCGGGCGAGGCTCCCCACCGGATGTACAGGAAGACGTACTCTTTCGCTGACATCCCTAGTTCGTCCGCCACCACCAGCAGTTGCCACAGGGCCGTCGGTGGAAGGCAAACCAGCACAACTGAAACATTATCGTGGACACAGACTGTATTTGAGTCATTTTTCGTATTGTCCTGTAACACAGAAGCGCTTTCCTTCGAATAAATATGTCCCTTAATTACTTgcagtatatttattttgttgttgatttttctcAGGGA
Proteins encoded in this region:
- the LOC128232080 gene encoding atrial natriuretic peptide receptor 1-like; translated protein: MFRFNPTVPTLTWLPLAEKTSYPQNNSTAISTYMSLDRITAALVATFRHFKWHKLAVISAAKEPCSELVDMVNSVFPNMDLLTTRVKLLQALVHKHLTDALTEIRDHARVVLVCLPPTALWQLLVVADELGMSAKEYVFLYIRWGASPATGLLEHTTALDAVEVSRVLSPLLQVSVFAVDNDRLKNFTAALAAASLPELPGTPSNQTDEFSVSLYETVLLAADMLHTANITSSSPLATPSHAFNFTLLKRNYTTMFGEKIVSTSGKISRSIVIKHYQDGDFFTVGHVAGNYHPAAQIRWPGGNVPPDSPQCGWQGELCDREVNTSSTSPVIIGTCVAVVILGVVGVVVFIVYRKSRLEKDLLSTGWKVNAADIRVRRTRHAAHNPLLDRDTNANPRAKLVRMETRGTLGLGSTSSIDKTLLFAPVGSYKGSIVALKTLRRRSIQLTRETLRDFNALRELTHDNLNPFIGASMEPGQSYVLMKYCSKGSLQDVLENDDIKLDSMFKMSFLMDLIRGMDFLHKSVVRSHGNLKSSNCVIDSRWVLKLTDYGALCCSQEDEVCTSGSDVDQDIDVYARLLWTAPELLRMCRRPPKGSQRGDVYSVAIIMQEVIFRCPPFFFNGAVSNKEIISKVQADENPPYRPRLAGDVDVAERLITLMCACWNENPDTRPDVHTVLKTLMEINGKGKRTMLDNMLAMLETYSNNLEALVVDRTEELALEKHKTDTLLCQMLPPLVAEQLKRGEHVVPETFSEASVFFSDIVGFTSLSGASTPLQVIDLLNGLYTTFDEIIEMHDVYKVETIGDAYMVASGVPRRCPQHAAEIANMALDLLSAITSIRVRHLPEARLQLRIGLHMGPCAAGVVGQTMPRYCLFGDTINMASRMESTGKALHIHVSSDFAAALRELNQGFLLMERGVIEVKGKGQQKTYWLIGKEGYTQTLPEETQRLREKFNESVERGRPPSPTDTCISSGSQFESTSMYGNAFRRASNAILFIRQLSNQSNYSGHSKSRLVINNCDEEKDPGDMLTLPVTDGKNSSMILPRSESGRLSADGHKHTHGSSGHRKRKKAKTRHKSPDVTSTDHKFLIPKIEVTNQSV